In one window of Oncorhynchus gorbuscha isolate QuinsamMale2020 ecotype Even-year linkage group LG23, OgorEven_v1.0, whole genome shotgun sequence DNA:
- the LOC124011455 gene encoding gastrula zinc finger protein XlCGF46.1-like encodes MSQLQLLREFLNERVMAAAVDIFGAVEKTVAEYQEENDRLRRLLRIDSLQLSLAVSEEEVLPEHQHCEQEWSFSLGQENTEATQIKEEEEQISQEEERLQDLFDTKNATFTPACVTSKCDQVDPLTPQIQTLENRECDLKQVNLKPFGTVTQLKALNIPCDPPNNQNNASSHSTAESSDPIGLDSSPTLDPSLPLTHNPPFKKHTSKPSNTAIKTLRCCDCGETFALKADLQMHVTLAKKQPRECQFCKNFYSSTCKLKAHVRLCHDGKTSTCPYFGKTFKLEGDLSKHMIHTGEKRFSCGDCGKSFNRKGNLTQHILTHTGEKSFSCGYCGKSFSLKRNLTEHVRTHTGEKPFSCSDCGKSFKQKGHLTMHKLTHTGEKSFSCDDCGKSFNRKQPLNMHKLTHTGEKPFSCDDCGKSFNLKDSLKKHKFTHTGEKPFSCGDCGKSFYQKGHLNVHKRTHTDSHKREII; translated from the exons ATGTCTCAACTACAGTTGCTGCGTGAGTTTTTAAATGAGCGTGTAATGGCTGCTGCTGTCGACATTTTTGGGGCAGTTGAGAAAACGGTAGCTGAGTACCAAGAGGAAAATGATCGTCTACGGAGACTGCTGCGGATAG ATTCCTTgcagctctctctcgctgtctctgaaGAGGAGGTTCTCCCTGAGCATCAGCATTGTGAGCAGGAGTGGAGCTTCAGTCTGGGACAGGAGAACACTGAAGCCACACAGAttaaagaggaagaggagcaaATCAGTCAGGAGGAAGAACGGCTTCAAGACCTCTTTGATACCAAAAATGCCACTTTCACTCCTGCCTGTGTGACAAGTAAATGTGATCAGGTGGACCCCTTGACTCCTCAAATCCAGACTTTGGAGAACCGAGAGTGTGACCTGAAACAAGTGAATCTCAAACCTTTTGGTACTGTGACTCAGCTAAAGGCTCTCAACATTCCATGTGACCCTCCAAATAATCAAAACAATGCATCCAGCCACAGCACAGCCGAAAGCAGTGACCCAATAGGACTCGACAGCAGCCCAACATTAGATCCCAGCCTACCATTGACTCACAACCCACCATTTAAGAAACACACATCCAAACCCAGCAACACAGCTATAAAAACTCTCCGCTGCTGTGACTGTGGTGAAACATTTGCACTAAAGGCTGACCTGCAGATGCATGTGACTCTCGCCAAGAAGCAACCCCGTGAATGCCAATTCTGCAAAAATTTCTACAGTTCTACCTGTAAACTGAAGGCCCATGTCAGACTGTGTCACGATGGGAAAACCAGCACCTGCCCCTATTTTGGAAAGACCTTCAAACTAGAAGGAGATCTGTCCAAGCACatgattcacacaggagagaaacgatttagctgtggtgactgtgggaagagctttAATCGCAAGGGGAATCTAACCCAACATATACTGactcacacaggggagaaatcaTTTAGTTGTGGTtactgtgggaaaagcttcagTCTCAAGAGGAACCTAACCGAACATGTTcggactcacacaggagagaaaccatttagctgtagtgactgtgggaagagcttcaaacAGAAGGGACACCTAACCATGCATAAactgactcacacaggagagaaatcattTAGCTGTgatgactgtgggaagagtttcaatCGCAAGCAGCCCCTAAACATGCATAAactgactcacacaggagagaaaccatttagcTGTGATGACTGTGGGAAAAGTTTTAATTTGAAGGACTCCCTAAAGAAACACAAATttactcacacaggagagaaaccctttagttgtggtgactgtgggaaaagcttctATCAGAAGGGGCACCTGAACGTGCACAAACGGACTCATACTGATTCACACAAGAGAGAAATCATTTAG